Proteins encoded in a region of the Bacillus methanolicus genome:
- the spoIIIAB gene encoding stage III sporulation protein SpoIIIAB, translated as MMKIIGALLIIVATTWTGFEASRHLSERPRQLRQLKSALQSLEAEIMFGHTPLHEAARRLAQQLSKPLSWFFESFAKRLTNSETTVKDAWEESMAEIWKFTAFKQGEFEIMKQFGETLGRHDRVSQQKQIQLALSHLEREEGDARDKQAKYEKMVKSLGFLSGLLLIILLM; from the coding sequence ATGATGAAAATAATCGGGGCTCTATTGATTATTGTTGCCACTACTTGGACTGGTTTTGAAGCATCAAGGCATTTAAGCGAAAGGCCAAGGCAGTTGAGGCAATTAAAATCAGCTCTTCAATCATTGGAAGCGGAAATCATGTTCGGGCATACTCCGCTTCATGAAGCTGCCAGGCGATTGGCCCAACAGCTCTCTAAGCCTTTATCATGGTTTTTCGAATCCTTTGCAAAACGGTTAACAAATTCAGAAACAACAGTAAAAGATGCATGGGAAGAAAGCATGGCGGAAATATGGAAATTTACAGCTTTTAAACAAGGTGAATTTGAAATTATGAAACAATTTGGCGAAACGCTCGGCCGCCATGACCGCGTGTCCCAGCAAAAACAAATCCAGCTGGCTCTTTCCCATTTGGAACGGGAAGAAGGAGATGCCAGGGACAAACAGGCAAAATACGAAAAAATGGTGAAAAGTCTCGGATTTTTGTCCGGATTATTATTAATCATTTTGCTTATGTAG
- the spoIIIAD gene encoding stage III sporulation protein AD: protein MEIIKIAGIALIATFLALIVKEQKPNFAFLLIVFVGCTIFLFLVDKINEIIHMIEKIAVNANVNLIYVETILKIIGIAYIAEFAAQITKDAGQGAIASKIELAGKILILAMAIPILTVLIETIIQMVPN, encoded by the coding sequence ATTGAAATCATCAAAATAGCAGGAATTGCGCTCATCGCCACTTTCCTTGCTCTGATCGTAAAAGAACAGAAACCAAACTTTGCTTTCTTATTAATTGTTTTTGTCGGATGCACGATCTTTTTATTTCTAGTCGATAAAATTAATGAAATTATCCATATGATTGAAAAAATTGCTGTTAATGCGAATGTCAATCTTATCTATGTTGAAACCATCTTGAAAATCATTGGCATTGCATATATTGCCGAATTTGCCGCACAGATTACGAAGGATGCCGGGCAGGGCGCCATAGCTTCAAAAATTGAACTCGCAGGAAAAATCCTCATTCTAGCTATGGCAATTCCAATCTTAACGGTTTTGATTGAAACGATCATTCAAATGGTTCCGAATTAA
- the spoIIIAA gene encoding stage III sporulation protein AA yields METVINFLPKSIAERLEQIPSFRQKEIEEIRVRINRPLEVTMKGTCMFLSYTVQPEDALQLLNKISGYSIYTLEEELKRGYITISGGHRVGLAGKVILENSQVKAIRDISSFNIRIARERIGIADRLVPFLFNNGWLHTMIIGPPQTGKTTLLRDIARIISTGNEDLGFGASKVGVVDERSEIAGCVKGIPQLTFGNRIDVLDACPKAEGMMMMIRSMSPDVLVVDEIGREEDALAIMEAVNAGIKLIMTTHGSSLEEVRKRPSLKNILEQQIFQRFIELSRKDGPGTVTFIKDGSGEVITSKVRVT; encoded by the coding sequence TTGGAAACTGTTATCAACTTTTTGCCGAAATCAATTGCAGAAAGACTCGAACAAATCCCTTCTTTTCGACAAAAAGAAATAGAAGAAATCCGCGTCCGTATTAACAGGCCTTTAGAAGTAACAATGAAAGGAACCTGCATGTTTTTGTCATACACTGTTCAACCGGAAGATGCTCTGCAGCTTTTGAATAAAATTAGCGGCTATTCAATTTACACACTTGAAGAAGAATTGAAAAGGGGATATATCACAATCTCGGGCGGGCACCGGGTCGGCCTTGCCGGAAAAGTCATTCTTGAAAATAGCCAGGTGAAAGCGATCAGAGATATTTCATCCTTTAATATCAGAATTGCCCGAGAAAGAATTGGAATTGCGGATCGCCTCGTTCCCTTTTTATTTAATAATGGCTGGCTCCATACAATGATTATTGGGCCGCCGCAGACAGGAAAAACAACCCTCCTTCGTGATATTGCCAGAATCATTTCAACTGGAAATGAAGACCTTGGGTTCGGTGCATCCAAAGTTGGAGTTGTGGATGAACGTTCAGAAATCGCCGGATGTGTAAAAGGCATCCCTCAGCTTACATTCGGAAACAGAATCGATGTTCTTGATGCTTGCCCAAAGGCTGAAGGAATGATGATGATGATCCGTTCGATGAGTCCGGATGTCCTCGTTGTCGATGAAATTGGGCGGGAGGAAGATGCCCTTGCCATTATGGAAGCTGTCAATGCAGGGATAAAACTGATTATGACTACACATGGCAGTTCCCTGGAGGAAGTTAGAAAGCGCCCTTCCCTAAAAAACATTCTTGAACAGCAGATTTTTCAGCGGTTTATTGAATTAAGCCGCAAAGATGGTCCAGGAACAGTGACTTTCATAAAAGACGGAAGCGGTGAAGTGATTACTTCAAAAGTGAGAGTGACTTAG
- the spoIIIAC gene encoding stage III sporulation protein AC, protein MGLEVDVIFKIAGVGIVVAFLHTILDQVGKKEYAQWVTLFGFIYILFMVASIVDDLFQKIKSVFLFQG, encoded by the coding sequence ATGGGTTTAGAGGTGGATGTAATATTTAAAATTGCCGGTGTTGGAATTGTCGTTGCCTTTTTGCATACAATACTCGACCAAGTTGGGAAAAAAGAATATGCCCAATGGGTTACACTTTTTGGTTTTATTTATATTTTGTTTATGGTTGCATCGATCGTCGATGATCTTTTTCAAAAGATTAAATCCGTGTTCCTATTTCAGGGGTAA